One Thermococcus kodakarensis KOD1 genomic window carries:
- a CDS encoding signal recognition particle protein Srp54: protein MALEKLGQALNSALKKLARSSTVDEATIKEIVRDIQRALLQADVNVKLVLQLTKQIQKRALEEEPPAGVSKKEHIIKIVYEELTKFLGTEAKPLEIKHKPTVILTVGIQGSGKTTSVAKLARYLQKRGYKVGVVCSDTWRPGAYYQLRQLLDPFGIEVFGDPEEKDAVKLAREGVEHFREKGVDVIIVDSAGRHKEEKGLIEEMRQISEAIKPHEVILVIDGTIGQQAYNQAMAFKEATPIGSIIVTKLDGSAKGGGALSAVAATGAPIKFIGTGERIDDLEPFDPKRFVSRLLGLGDIQGLLEKIEELQKEQEFREEDMEKFLRGKFNLKDMYAQLEAMQKMGPLKQILQMIPGLGYSLPEDAVRVGEEKLKRYKVIMDSMTEEELENPEIINYSRIKRIARGSGATTAEVRELLNQYNQMKKMFKSLNKRKLAKMAKKFNFGGLGI, encoded by the coding sequence ATGGCACTTGAGAAGCTCGGCCAAGCACTGAACAGCGCTCTCAAAAAACTCGCCCGTTCGAGCACCGTTGATGAGGCCACGATCAAAGAGATTGTGAGGGATATCCAGAGGGCACTACTCCAGGCAGACGTTAACGTCAAGCTCGTCCTTCAGTTAACAAAGCAGATACAAAAGCGGGCGCTCGAAGAAGAACCTCCCGCAGGTGTCAGTAAGAAGGAGCACATAATAAAGATCGTGTACGAAGAACTAACCAAGTTTCTCGGAACCGAGGCAAAGCCCCTCGAGATAAAGCACAAGCCGACCGTTATCCTCACGGTTGGAATCCAGGGTTCCGGAAAGACGACAAGCGTCGCAAAGCTCGCCCGCTACCTTCAGAAGAGGGGATACAAAGTCGGCGTTGTCTGTTCCGACACCTGGAGACCGGGAGCCTACTACCAGCTCAGACAGCTTCTCGACCCGTTTGGCATAGAGGTTTTTGGTGATCCCGAGGAGAAGGACGCAGTTAAGCTCGCGAGGGAAGGCGTTGAGCACTTCCGTGAGAAGGGTGTTGACGTCATAATAGTCGACTCCGCGGGAAGGCACAAGGAAGAGAAGGGTCTCATCGAGGAGATGAGGCAGATAAGCGAGGCCATTAAGCCCCATGAAGTCATACTTGTAATAGATGGTACCATAGGTCAGCAGGCGTACAACCAGGCAATGGCCTTCAAGGAAGCAACCCCCATAGGATCAATAATCGTGACGAAGCTCGATGGAAGCGCCAAGGGTGGTGGAGCGCTCTCAGCAGTAGCGGCGACGGGTGCTCCGATAAAGTTCATCGGAACCGGAGAGAGGATAGACGACCTTGAGCCCTTTGATCCAAAGCGCTTCGTTTCGAGGCTGCTCGGTCTCGGCGACATACAGGGCCTTCTGGAGAAGATAGAAGAGCTCCAGAAGGAGCAGGAGTTCAGGGAAGAGGACATGGAGAAGTTCCTGCGCGGAAAGTTCAACCTCAAGGACATGTACGCCCAGCTTGAAGCGATGCAGAAGATGGGCCCTCTGAAGCAGATACTCCAAATGATACCGGGACTTGGCTATTCCCTCCCGGAGGACGCAGTTAGGGTAGGAGAAGAAAAGCTAAAGAGGTACAAAGTCATAATGGACTCAATGACGGAAGAAGAGCTTGAAAACCCAGAGATCATCAACTATTCGAGGATAAAGCGCATAGCCAGAGGATCTGGGGCAACAACGGCGGAAGTAAGGGAGCTTCTCAACCAGTACAATCAGATGAAGAAGATGTTCAAGAGCTTGAATAAGAGAAAGCTCGCGAAGATGGCCAAGAAGTTCAATTTCGGGGGGCTGGGAATATGA
- a CDS encoding Lrp/AsnC family transcriptional regulator, producing the protein MIEAIVLIVVKPGNEEKVYQEIIKDPRVKEAYRVYGEYDIIIRIEVPSIEELDRFHDEVLRKIKDIELTETLIASSYRR; encoded by the coding sequence ATGATAGAGGCAATCGTTCTGATAGTTGTGAAACCCGGAAACGAAGAGAAGGTCTATCAGGAGATAATAAAAGACCCCCGCGTCAAAGAGGCCTACAGAGTATACGGAGAGTACGACATTATAATCCGCATCGAAGTCCCCAGCATTGAGGAGCTAGACAGGTTCCACGACGAAGTTCTCAGGAAGATCAAGGACATTGAACTAACGGAGACCCTTATAGCAAGCAGCTACCGGAGGTGA
- a CDS encoding YkgJ family cysteine cluster protein, whose amino-acid sequence MKRWVATVDLVTLEVESDPTFKFKCIENCGLCCERLEIPLRDEDIERIEGLGYNTWEFVDYEKLFYRGDKFLGYAIKKNPVTDACVFLDPETKKCKIYNHRPLACRLYPFVFVKHGERMEIYIKEDSFCPGINHPDGKPVTKDFLMKEYWDIIEEYRQKVIHKGQKTQVNASV is encoded by the coding sequence TTGAAAAGGTGGGTCGCGACAGTCGACCTAGTCACTTTGGAGGTCGAGTCCGACCCAACCTTCAAATTTAAGTGCATTGAGAACTGCGGACTTTGCTGTGAGAGGCTTGAAATCCCGCTCAGGGATGAGGACATAGAGAGAATCGAAGGATTGGGCTACAATACCTGGGAGTTCGTGGACTATGAAAAGCTCTTCTACAGAGGGGATAAGTTTCTAGGGTATGCGATAAAGAAGAACCCCGTTACTGATGCATGCGTCTTTCTCGATCCAGAAACAAAGAAGTGCAAAATCTACAACCACAGGCCGCTCGCATGCAGGCTGTATCCATTTGTCTTTGTTAAACACGGGGAGAGAATGGAGATCTATATTAAGGAAGATTCATTCTGCCCTGGCATTAACCATCCCGACGGTAAACCCGTCACCAAAGATTTCCTTATGAAAGAATACTGGGACATCATCGAGGAATACAGACAAAAAGTAATCCACAAAGGCCAGAAAACCCAGGTGAATGCGAGCGTTTAG
- a CDS encoding phosphoribosyltransferase family protein, with translation MSQLKAVQEKLRLIRILRLLKKSYTYEELSRITGLPITVLNRYVRGKVLPSSERTKELMELLAPYINIEEEVRKRIKFDERGFFDNMPALSDTALMSLIAEEVASKYMDKDIDKVLTAETDGIVLGAHIARELGADLIYAKKKKEVGVEKFYEVNYVPSASGSVMTLYLPQWALKKGETVLIVDDVIRSGETQRALVELAHQAGAKPVGMFFLISVGDEVEKLKGEYPFPVESLIKL, from the coding sequence GTGAGCCAGTTAAAGGCAGTCCAGGAAAAGCTGAGACTGATAAGAATCCTGAGGCTGTTAAAGAAGTCTTACACATACGAGGAGCTGTCCCGCATAACGGGATTGCCAATAACGGTCCTTAACCGATACGTTAGGGGAAAGGTACTACCAAGCTCCGAGAGGACTAAAGAGCTTATGGAGCTGCTTGCACCCTATATCAACATTGAAGAAGAGGTTCGCAAGAGGATAAAGTTCGATGAAAGGGGATTCTTCGACAACATGCCCGCCCTGAGCGACACCGCGCTGATGAGTCTGATAGCGGAGGAAGTTGCCAGCAAGTACATGGACAAGGACATTGACAAAGTCCTCACAGCCGAAACCGACGGCATTGTCCTGGGAGCTCATATAGCGAGAGAGCTGGGGGCCGACCTGATATACGCAAAGAAGAAGAAGGAAGTCGGCGTCGAGAAGTTCTACGAGGTGAACTACGTACCAAGTGCATCGGGAAGCGTTATGACTCTCTATCTGCCACAATGGGCACTGAAGAAGGGAGAGACCGTGCTCATCGTTGACGATGTCATAAGGAGCGGTGAGACCCAGAGGGCGCTCGTGGAGCTGGCACACCAGGCCGGTGCAAAGCCCGTCGGCATGTTCTTCCTGATAAGCGTTGGAGACGAAGTGGAAAAACTCAAAGGGGAGTACCCATTCCCCGTTGAGAGCCTCATAAAGCTCTGA
- a CDS encoding Lrp/AsnC family transcriptional regulator — protein sequence MVDELDMRILSLLQKNARLSYREIAKELGVAVGTVYNRIKRLEESGVIKGYAPIVDYEKLGFGLTALIGVKAQGKKIIEIERKIAESGRAMMVYDITGEFDIFVIAKFKDRADMNRFVKWLLSLDGVEKTNTSVVMQVVKEEPRLSLED from the coding sequence GTGGTCGATGAGCTTGACATGAGGATACTGTCATTACTCCAGAAAAACGCTAGGCTTTCCTACAGGGAGATAGCGAAGGAGCTGGGGGTGGCTGTCGGCACTGTATACAACCGCATTAAGCGTCTTGAGGAGAGCGGGGTTATTAAGGGATACGCCCCGATTGTTGACTATGAAAAGCTGGGTTTTGGTTTGACTGCCCTAATTGGAGTTAAGGCCCAGGGGAAGAAAATAATTGAGATTGAGCGAAAAATCGCGGAGAGCGGTAGGGCCATGATGGTTTACGACATCACCGGTGAGTTTGATATATTCGTAATCGCAAAGTTCAAGGACAGGGCTGATATGAACAGGTTTGTAAAATGGCTGCTGTCGCTCGACGGCGTTGAAAAAACGAACACGAGCGTGGTCATGCAGGTTGTTAAAGAGGAACCGAGACTATCCCTTGAGGATTAG
- a CDS encoding metallophosphoesterase family protein — protein sequence MVYVAVLANINGNLPALAKALEKIEALKEEGYEIEKYYVLGNIVGLFPYPKEVLDALDDLIRNNTVKVIRGEFDQVIAESDPHAEGPDYIDKVEYPDYIKKALKYTWEALGHEGREFIRDLPIYLVDKIGKNDIFGVYGSPLNPFGGVVLPDQPTSYYEAIMRPVKDYEILFVASPKYPVNAMTRYGRVICPGSIGYPPGKNHKATFALVDVDTLHTKFIEVDYDDEKKLIEEKIKKEGLPEELIKILYHGKV from the coding sequence ATGGTGTACGTGGCCGTTCTTGCAAACATCAACGGCAACCTTCCAGCACTGGCAAAGGCCCTTGAAAAGATAGAGGCCCTAAAGGAGGAAGGGTACGAAATAGAGAAGTACTATGTTCTGGGCAACATCGTTGGTCTGTTCCCGTACCCGAAGGAAGTCCTTGACGCTCTTGATGACCTCATCAGAAACAACACAGTCAAGGTCATCAGGGGTGAGTTCGACCAGGTAATAGCCGAGAGCGATCCCCACGCGGAAGGACCGGACTACATTGACAAGGTTGAATATCCCGACTACATAAAGAAGGCCCTCAAGTACACCTGGGAAGCCCTTGGTCACGAAGGGCGCGAGTTCATAAGGGACCTTCCAATATACCTTGTCGACAAGATTGGAAAGAACGACATATTCGGAGTCTATGGAAGTCCTCTGAACCCGTTTGGAGGAGTTGTACTGCCAGACCAGCCGACCAGCTACTACGAAGCCATCATGAGGCCGGTCAAAGACTATGAGATACTCTTTGTTGCATCACCCAAGTATCCGGTCAACGCTATGACCCGCTACGGTAGGGTCATCTGTCCCGGAAGCATTGGATACCCACCGGGCAAGAACCACAAAGCAACCTTTGCCCTCGTTGATGTGGACACTCTACACACCAAGTTCATAGAAGTGGACTATGATGACGAGAAAAAGCTCATAGAGGAGAAAATCAAGAAAGAGGGCCTTCCGGAAGAGCTTATCAAGATACTCTATCATGGAAAGGTCTGA
- a CDS encoding FUN14 domain-containing protein, with protein MEFDMSGMFGDLGVGAIVGFVTGYALKKFVKIVMTLIGAYLLSLFWLQQKGVITINTDKLFNLSENVTQQVLGLGQKALGILPGTGAFVAGFYLGFKKG; from the coding sequence ATGGAGTTCGATATGAGCGGTATGTTCGGGGATCTGGGCGTTGGTGCTATAGTGGGCTTTGTAACAGGGTATGCACTGAAGAAGTTCGTGAAAATCGTGATGACATTAATAGGAGCCTACCTTTTGAGCCTCTTCTGGCTTCAGCAGAAGGGAGTGATAACAATAAACACTGACAAGCTCTTCAACCTGAGTGAGAACGTGACCCAGCAGGTACTAGGTCTTGGACAGAAGGCTCTTGGGATACTCCCAGGTACTGGTGCGTTTGTTGCAGGCTTCTACTTAGGATTCAAAAAAGGTTAA
- a CDS encoding PadR family transcriptional regulator, protein MTTPLERLQNKITKEVLWLYILRLLKERPMYAYELKEKIKEAFNFEPATVSSYVVLYKLEKEGYVTSEWQETTGGKPARKYYKLTPKGEELLKEGINFLEETLKKLKGE, encoded by the coding sequence ATGACAACCCCCCTAGAGAGATTACAGAACAAGATTACAAAGGAAGTTCTGTGGCTCTACATACTCCGGCTTTTGAAAGAGCGCCCCATGTACGCATACGAGCTAAAGGAGAAGATAAAAGAGGCTTTCAACTTTGAACCTGCCACAGTCAGCTCTTACGTGGTGCTTTACAAGCTTGAGAAAGAGGGATATGTAACCTCAGAATGGCAGGAAACGACAGGAGGTAAACCGGCCAGGAAGTACTACAAGCTCACACCGAAGGGCGAAGAACTCCTAAAAGAGGGAATAAACTTCCTCGAAGAAACATTGAAAAAACTGAAGGGGGAGTGA
- a CDS encoding 50S ribosomal protein L40e, with translation MARFPEAEARIFRKLVCMRCGATNPWGAKKCRKCGYKGLRPKAREPRGGGR, from the coding sequence ATGGCGAGATTCCCTGAGGCTGAGGCTAGGATCTTTAGGAAACTCGTGTGCATGCGCTGCGGTGCCACTAACCCATGGGGCGCAAAGAAGTGCAGAAAGTGCGGCTACAAGGGCCTTCGCCCGAAGGCCAGAGAACCGCGTGGTGGAGGACGCTGA
- the rpsB gene encoding 30S ribosomal protein S2, giving the protein MEEYLVPLDQYLAAGVHIGTQQKTKDMKKFIYRVRQDGLYVLDVRKTDERLRVAGKFLAKFDPESILAVSVRLYGQRPVKKFGEVTGAKAIPGRFLPGTMTNPQVKNFIEPDVLIVTDPRADHQALKEAVEIGIPIVALVDTENFLSYVDIAIPTNNKGRKALALIYWILAREVLYNRKEIESREDFKIPVEDFEMRIIRT; this is encoded by the coding sequence GTGGAGGAGTATCTCGTTCCGCTCGACCAGTACCTTGCTGCCGGTGTCCACATCGGAACCCAGCAGAAGACCAAGGACATGAAGAAGTTCATATACAGGGTAAGGCAGGACGGACTCTACGTCCTCGACGTTAGGAAGACCGATGAGAGGCTTCGTGTCGCTGGAAAGTTCCTTGCCAAGTTCGACCCCGAGAGCATACTTGCCGTGAGCGTCAGGCTCTACGGCCAGAGGCCCGTTAAGAAGTTCGGTGAGGTCACTGGCGCCAAAGCTATACCCGGTCGTTTCCTTCCAGGAACTATGACCAACCCTCAGGTCAAGAACTTCATTGAGCCCGACGTTCTCATAGTTACCGACCCGAGGGCCGACCACCAGGCCCTTAAGGAGGCCGTTGAGATTGGAATACCCATAGTGGCCCTCGTTGACACCGAGAACTTCCTGAGCTACGTTGATATCGCAATCCCAACCAACAACAAGGGCAGGAAGGCTCTCGCCCTCATCTACTGGATACTTGCCAGGGAAGTCCTCTACAACAGGAAGGAGATCGAGAGCAGGGAAGACTTCAAGATACCGGTTGAGGACTTCGAGATGAGGATCATAAGGACCTGA